A window from Rana temporaria chromosome 8, aRanTem1.1, whole genome shotgun sequence encodes these proteins:
- the LOC120910320 gene encoding C3a anaphylatoxin chemotactic receptor-like has product MLNASDTESPMDSTQHVFTILIMIITTLVGIPGNFLVLWVISTKMKWTVMKIWFWNLALADVTCCLAFPFFIAQFFYEEWLYGPALCKMLPSVVIFTMFASVFSLVAISVYRCILVVRPVWARNHCNLRMAWVICLTIWMLSFLMCLPAVLYRTTYTEKNLTLCGYEQGGLQNINGSDMKVETHVTFPDKTVMMTRMVFGFLIPLLIISVSYARLAFKLKKTRFVKDGNKTTKVVFGIAVAFFVSWAPYHIMGIILLYFDNFAVTSLDLFSQALAETNSCINPVLYVLLGKDMKSKVRKSFHELIENLFNEEVSKTTEHSRSKVTTEESLQLEGLTTC; this is encoded by the coding sequence ATGTTGAACGCAAGTGATACAGAATCACCCATGGATTCGACCCAACACGTGTTCACCATCCTAATTATGATCATCACCACTCTTGTTGGCATTCCCGGCAATTTCCTGGTTCTTTGGGTTATCAGTACGAAGATGAAGTGGACGGTGATGAAGATTTGGTTTTGGAACCTTGCTCTGGCCGATGTGACTTGCTGTCTGGCTTTCCCATTCTTCATAGCTCAATTCTTCTATGAGGAATGGTTGTACGGTCCTGCCCTCTGCAAGATGTTACCCTCCGTTGTTATCTTCACCATGTTTGCCAGCGTTTTCAGTCTGGTGGCCATAAGCGTTTACCGCTGTATCCTGGTCGTCCGACCCGTGTGGGCCAGAAACCACTGCAACCTACGAATGGCCTGGGTAATATGCTTGACTATATGGATGTTGTCCTTCTTGATGTGTCTACCCGCTGTCCTATATAGGACCACCTACACAGAGAAGAACCTTACACTATGTGGATATGAACAAGGTGGCCTTCAGAACATTAATGGAAGTGACATGAAGGTGGAAACCCATGTGACCTTTCCAGATAAGACGGTTATGATGACCCGCATGGTTTTTGGTTTTCTCATTCCCCTCTTAATCATCTCTGTCAGTTATGCTCGTCTGGCCTTCAAACTGAAAAAGACCAGGTTCGTAAAGGACGGCAACAAGACCACCAAAGTGGTATTTGGCATCGCCGTAGCATTTTTTGTGAGCTGGGCTCCTTACCATATCATGGGAATTATCCTGCTGTACTTCGACAACTTTGCGGTGACCAGCCTGGACCTTTTCTCACAAGCCTTGGCCGAAACCAACAGTTGTATCAACCCAGTTCTCTATGTCCTCTTGGGTAAAGATATGAAGAGTAAAGTAAGAAAGTCATTCCATGAGCTGATCGAGAATCTATTTAATGAAGAGGTGTCAAAAACTACCGAGCACAGCAGGAGCAAAGTCACAACGGAAGAAAGCCTACAACTAGaaggattaaccacttgctga